The sequence ATAACCGAGGGCTGATCGGGGCCATTTCCGGGATCTTTGCCGGATCGGCATACCGGGGAAGGCGCGGGCCGTAGAAAATGGTCGGGGTCCTCGGGCGACCGCACCGGGGCAGGGGTCGCGGCATCCGCCCCACTCCGGACCACCGGCGGGAGTCCGCGGTCGATCACCGTCCCATAAGTCCTGGTGTCACACTATTCTGCATAGCGTTAATAGGTGTCCCCCCGATCTCGCAAAGAGGCGTCAGTGACCGCCCCTCCCCATGACACGCTCACGATCCTTCTCATCGAGGACGACGCGGGCGATGCCTTCCTCGTGGAGGAGCTGCTCGGCGAGTCGGACGATCCACCGAAGATCATCTGGGTGCGCAGCCTGGCGGAGAGCCGGGTACGGCTGACACAGGACGTGCAGTGCGTGCTCGTGGACCTCTCGCTGCCCGACGCGACCGGCCTCGAAGCGCTGGAGCAGGTGCTCTCCATGGCGCCGCACGCCGCCGTGCTCGTGCTGACCGGGCTGAACGACACCCACGTGGGCGCGGAGGCCGTGGCCGCGGGCGCCCAGGACTTCCTGGTCAAGCAGGACGTGGAGGCCCGGCTGCTGGCGCGGGCGATCCGCTACGCGATGGAGCGCAAGCGCGCCGACCTGGCCCAGCGCAGGCTGGTCGAGGCCGAGCTGCTCACCAAGGAGAACTCCCGCCTCGAACGCGGGCTGCTGCCGGTGCCGCTGCTGGAACCCGGGCTCCTGGAGCACCAGGCCCGCTACCTGCCCGGCCGCCGCCGGGCCCTGCTCGCCGGCGACTTCTGGGACACCGTGCAGAGCCCCGACGGCGCCGTGCACGTGGTGGTCGGCGACGTGTGCGGGCACGGCCCGGACGAGGCCGCGCTGGGCGTCGCGCTGCGGATCGCCTGGCGGACCCTGGTCCTCGCCGGGCACACCGGCAATGAGCTGCTGCGCACTCTCGACTCGGTGCTCCGCCTCGAACGCAAGTCCGCGGAGATCTTCACGACGCTGTGCATCGTCACGATCGACCCCGCGCTCGGCACCGCGCGCATGCACGTGGTCGGCCACCCGCCGCCCCTGCTGATCCGCGACGGCGTGATCGGCGTGGTCCAGGGCACCCCCTCGGGGCCGCCGCTCGGCATCTTCCAGGGCGTCGACTGGTCGGAGATCGAGGTGCCGCTGGGCGCCGACTGGTCCCTGCTGCTCTACACCGACGGCCTGATCGAGGCCACCGTCGGCGGCGGCCCCGACCTGCTCGGGACCGAGGGCCTGCTCCGCCTGGTCCACGAGCAGGGCGGGATCCACCTCGACCGGCTCATCGACCGGGTGATCGAGCTGAACCAGGACGCGCTCAGCGACGACCTCGCGGCCGTGCTCATCTCACGCGGCGAGAAGCGTTGAACGTCCGCCACGGCCTGCGCCCCCTGCCCGCCGCCACCCCGGCGACGGGCTTCGGCAAGCTCCGGGTCGGGCAGTGGTTCCTGCTCGCGGGGGTGTTCATCCTGATGGTGTTCACCGTCGCCGGCGCCTTCACCGTCATCTCGATCGAGGAGACCCGCGAGGCCAGGGTGGCCGTGGTGGACGTCGTCGACCCCGCGGCGCTGCGCGCCCTGGAGATCTCCAACGCGCTGACCTCGCAGGAGAGCTCGGTCCGGGCCTACGGCAGGACCAACGAGGAGGCGTCCCTCCAGGACTACCGCAAGGCGGTCGCCGCGGAGGCCGGCGCGCTGACCGCGATCGACGGGCTGATGTCCCGGATGCCGGAGAAGCGGACGGTCGCCGCCGAGGTCGCCCGGCTGAAGGCGGCCGGAGAGGCCTGGCGGCGCGACTACGCGGAGAAGCTCATCGCCTCGGTGCCGACGTTGAAGACCGAGGCCTCCAACCGGCAGAACGCGCCCGTCAACGCCGCCCGCTTCACCGAGATCCGCCAGTCGCTCACCGCGCTCCAGGACCACCTGAACCGGCTGCACGTGGAGGGCGGCCTCCGGCTGGAGAGGGGCTGGCAGGCTCTCTACCTGGCGCTCGGCGGGGTGGCCGGTGTGCTGGTCCTGGCCGGGATCGGTTCCGTGCTCATCGTCCGGCACGCCGTACTGCGTCCGATGGCGGAGCTGAACGGCCAGGTCCGCGCGGTCGCCCAGGGAGACTTCGAGCACAAGCTCAGGGTCGAGCGCCCCTCCGAGCTGGCCGAGCTCTCCAGCCACGTGGACGCCATGCGGCGCCGCATCCTCACCGAGTGGCGGCGGGCCTCGGAGGCGCAGAGCAAGCTGGAGGAGCAGACGACGGAGCTGCGCCGCTCCAACGGCGAGCTGGAGCAGTTCGCCTACGTGGCGAGCCACGACCTGCAGGAGCCGCTGCGCAAGGTGGCCAGCTTCACCCAGATGCTCGACCAGCGCTACGGCGACCAGCTCGACGACCGTGCCAAGCAGTACATCGCCTTCGCCGTCGACGGCGCCAAGCGCATGCAGCTACTGATCAACGACCTGCTCGACTTCTCCCGGGTCGGCAGGCTCGGCGGCGAGCGGACCGCGATCGACACGGGCCTGTCCCTTCAGGCCGCGCTGAACAACCTCGCCGTGACGATCGAGGACGCCGGGGCCACGATCAGCTCCGACGACCTGCCCACCGTGCACGGCAACCGGGCCCAGCTCACCCAGCTCTTCCAGAACCTCGTCGGCAACGCGGTCAAGTTCCGCTCGCAGGAGCCGCCGCGGATCCACATCGGAGTCCGGCGCGACGGGGACATGTGGGAGTTCTCCTGCGCCGACAACGGGATAGGCATCGAGAGCAAATACACTGACAGGATCTTCCTGATCTTCCAGCGCCTGCACGGGCGCGACGTCTACGCCGGCACCGGCATCGGGCTGGCGCTGTGCAAGAAGATCGTCGAATACCACGGCGGCCGGATCTGGGTGGACGGCGAGGAGCCCGACAGACCCGGCACGACCTTCCGCTGGACCCTTCCTTACGGAGATACGGATGAATGACCTGCGCTGGATCGACGTGCTCCTGGTCGAGGACGACCCGGGCGACGTCCTGCTGACGCGGGAGGCGTTCGAGCTCAACAAGGTCAGGAACAAGCTGCACGTCGTCAACGACGGCGAGCAGGCCATGGCCTTCCTCCGCAAGGAGGGCGAGTACGCCGACGCGCCCCGGCCGGACCTGATCCTGCTGGACCTCAACCTGCCCCGCAAGGACGGCCGCGAGGTGCTCCAGGACATCAAGGGCGACGAGCGGCTCCGCGGCATCCCCGTGGTCGTGCTGACGACCTCGGAGTCCGAGGAGGACATCCTGCGCAGCTACAACCTG comes from Streptosporangium roseum DSM 43021 and encodes:
- a CDS encoding PP2C family protein-serine/threonine phosphatase yields the protein MTAPPHDTLTILLIEDDAGDAFLVEELLGESDDPPKIIWVRSLAESRVRLTQDVQCVLVDLSLPDATGLEALEQVLSMAPHAAVLVLTGLNDTHVGAEAVAAGAQDFLVKQDVEARLLARAIRYAMERKRADLAQRRLVEAELLTKENSRLERGLLPVPLLEPGLLEHQARYLPGRRRALLAGDFWDTVQSPDGAVHVVVGDVCGHGPDEAALGVALRIAWRTLVLAGHTGNELLRTLDSVLRLERKSAEIFTTLCIVTIDPALGTARMHVVGHPPPLLIRDGVIGVVQGTPSGPPLGIFQGVDWSEIEVPLGADWSLLLYTDGLIEATVGGGPDLLGTEGLLRLVHEQGGIHLDRLIDRVIELNQDALSDDLAAVLISRGEKR
- a CDS encoding sensor histidine kinase, with amino-acid sequence MNVRHGLRPLPAATPATGFGKLRVGQWFLLAGVFILMVFTVAGAFTVISIEETREARVAVVDVVDPAALRALEISNALTSQESSVRAYGRTNEEASLQDYRKAVAAEAGALTAIDGLMSRMPEKRTVAAEVARLKAAGEAWRRDYAEKLIASVPTLKTEASNRQNAPVNAARFTEIRQSLTALQDHLNRLHVEGGLRLERGWQALYLALGGVAGVLVLAGIGSVLIVRHAVLRPMAELNGQVRAVAQGDFEHKLRVERPSELAELSSHVDAMRRRILTEWRRASEAQSKLEEQTTELRRSNGELEQFAYVASHDLQEPLRKVASFTQMLDQRYGDQLDDRAKQYIAFAVDGAKRMQLLINDLLDFSRVGRLGGERTAIDTGLSLQAALNNLAVTIEDAGATISSDDLPTVHGNRAQLTQLFQNLVGNAVKFRSQEPPRIHIGVRRDGDMWEFSCADNGIGIESKYTDRIFLIFQRLHGRDVYAGTGIGLALCKKIVEYHGGRIWVDGEEPDRPGTTFRWTLPYGDTDE
- a CDS encoding response regulator, translating into MNDLRWIDVLLVEDDPGDVLLTREAFELNKVRNKLHVVNDGEQAMAFLRKEGEYADAPRPDLILLDLNLPRKDGREVLQDIKGDERLRGIPVVVLTTSESEEDILRSYNLHANAYVSKPVDFDQFISVVRRIDDFFVTVVKLPNSDQHY